In Myxococcus xanthus, the genomic window ACGGGCGAGGCTCGCGGTGGCGTCCAGGTTCGCGCCCACGCCCTGCGTCGCGGCGGCGTAGCGGGCCGAGCCCCGGGCATCCAGGTCCTCCAGCCGCACCCGCCGCTCACCGCCTTCGGGCAACGCCTGGCGGAAGTCGACATAGCCGTCCTCGAGCACGAGCTCGTGCAAGTCCAGCGTCAGCGAGCCGCGGCCCTGGGAGGGCTCCTCGGGGCTGGGCGTGCGGGGCTCCAACGCGCGCGTCAGGTTCAGTCCGCGCTCGTCCTGGGCCAGATACAGGCGCGGACGCTCGATGCGCGCGGAGGGGAGGTTCACGTGCTGGCGCACCAGCCCCGCCAGCCGCGCGCGCACGTCCACCCGGGCGATGTCCGCCACCAGCTCGCCTTCGGGGGCATACAGCTTCACGTCCTCGAGGATGACGCCGCTCAGGGACAGGTCCAGGCGCCCCAGCTCCAGCCGGCCGGAGAGCTGCTCATTGGCCAGCGCGAGTCCCTTCTGGACGAGCCAGGCCTCTCCGCGCGACGTCGTGGCGAAGACGAGCACGCCCGCGACGACGAGCACGATGAGGCCCACGAGGCCCAGCAGGCCCCACAGCACGCGGCGGCCCCAGCGCGCGGGCCGGCGGGGTGGGGGAGGCGCGGCGCTCGGGGCGGATTCCGTCAAAACGCCTCTCCAATCGACAGGTGCAGCGCGCACAGCCCGTCCGGAGCGCCCGCGAACGCGCCGCTGGGCGTCGTCGGACCCGTGGGCCTCCACCGGCTTCCGATGCCAAAGCAGCCTCCGGCTTCGGGATAGATGTATCCCGGGGTGGAAACGGGCAATCCCTCGCCAATGTTCAACCGCCGGGCGATGTCCAGCCGGATGGGCCCGACGACCGTCAGATACCGCAGGCCCATGCCCACGGCGTGGTAGTGCTGGGGGCCGAAGAGCTTGGGCCGGTTCGCGTGGGAGAAGTCCTCGATGCCCACCAGGCCCGTGTCATAGAAGGCCGCCACCATCAGGCTCTCCGTGAACTGGTAGCGCATCTCCACCGAGGTCTCGAAGAGGCTGTTGCCACCCACGGGCACGGTGTCCCATTCCTCGTCCTGGACGACATCCGGGTTGCCGTCGCCGTCCACGTCCGCCGTGCGCTGCAGGGCGGCCAGGGGAGACAGGCGCTGGCCGTTGAAGCCGCGCATGAACGTGCCACCGCCCGAGAAGAAGCGGGTGACGATGGAGCTCTGGCTGCCGCCCGCGGGGTTCAGCGTGCCCGCGCGCACCTTCGCCGCCAGGATGAACCGCTTGTCCTCGCCGAACGAACGGTAGACGCGCAGGTCGGGCAGCAGGCGGACGTAGTTGAAGTCTCCCATGAGGGGCGTGCCTCCGCCCTTCTGGACGGAGAAGGAGATGTAGTAGCCGTCGCGTGGCTCGATGACGTCATCGCGCCGGTCCCAGGTGAAGGCCAGCTCCAGGAAGCTGAGCGCCACGTTGCACTGCGCCTGGCCCTCGCCGCAGCCCAGGACGATGGGCGGCACGCGGGAGTCGGCGCTGACGCGGCCGCTGAGCCGGTACACCTGGAGGTTGTACGACGGGAAGATGGAGAAGTCGGGGTGCGGCTGCCAGATGACACCCGTCTGGAGCCTGCCGCCCCAGAAGTCATAGGCCTGCTCCAGGCCCTTCTCCACGCTGAGCGAGTTCTGCGCCCGCAAGTCCCTGAAGAGGAAGCGGGGCTGCTCGTACTCGGCGGTGACGTCGAAGACAGGACCGTCCTTGTTGAAGTTGAGGACGTTGGGGATGAAGGCGTAGCCCAGCCGGCCGCGGACGGTGAAGCGGCGCAGGCCGCCGCCGAAGTTGCGGTGGGTCCATTCGCCCACCGCGCGGACCTCCTGCCGGGCCGCGTCCACGCCCAGACCGCCGCCCAGCCGCACGGAGCGGAAGGGCGCCTCGCGCACGTCCACCACCACCGGCACCGTGCCGGATTCGCGGTCCGGCGCGCCGCGGTTCACCTTCACCGCGCCGAACACGCCCATGCGGAACACGCGCGCCTGCGCGTTGGCCAGCGCCGTCTCGCTGTACCAGTCCCCCTTCTTCAGCGCGCCCGTCACCTGTTCGATGATTCGGCGCGGAGGCACCTGGGGATTGGCGTCCGTGGCGACGAAGGTGTTGCCGAAGCGGTAGCGGATGCCGGGCCGGGTGCGCAATTCCACCACCGCCTGCCTTGTGTCCACGTCCACCCGGACCTCGCCGTCGACTTCGGCCTCGGCGTAGGCCAGCTCGCGCAGCCGCTCCTGGACGCGGGCCTTCGCTTCCTCCCAGGACTCTTCCTTGAAGACGTCGCCTTCGTGCAGGGGCAGTCCGTCCAGCACGTACTTGCGGTGCTCCTCGCGCACGTCCTCCGGCAGGGTGTCCAGGCCCGTCACCTGGATTTCGCTGATGCGGGTGGGTTCGCCCTCCTGCACGCTGATGTCGATGGCGACCTTGTCGTCACCGGCCGGCTTCACCTCGGCGTGGGTGACCTTCGCCTGGTAGAAGCCCTGGGCCTGGTAGTACCGCTCGATGCGGCGCAGGTCCGCCTGCCACGCATTGGCGTCGAAGTAGCTGGGGCCGCCAAAGGGCCAGAAGCCCCAGAAGGGCGTGGCGGTGGTGAGGATGCGGTCCTTGATGGCGCCTTCGCTCACCTGGTGCGTTCCCTGGATTTCCAGGTCGGTGACCTTGGGGCCCGAGGGGGGCGGCGCATTCGTGGTGGCGCAGGCCGCGGTGAGCAGCAGCGCGAGCGGAGTGGCAAGGCGGAGGTATCTGAGCAGGTCGGCGGCCACGGGGTGTTTCATAGCTGGAAGGCTCGCGGCCCCAACACTTCTTCCGTCCAGGATGGCAGTGCTTTGTCGCATACCGGGACGTCGGGGCAAACCCCAGTGTCCGGTCTCGCGGAATGGCGCCTCGCGAAGACGTGCAAGCCGCTCCCGCCTGGCCCAAGATGGGGGGCCATGGCCCAGTCCCGGCGAATCAGAAGCCTGGTGTTCTCCGTGCTCGCGGTATGCGTGTCCTCGTGTGGTGTCTCCGAGGACGAGGCGGTGCGCCCCAAGGAGGGCGAGAGCTTGTCGGACGCGCCCTACTGCGGCTCGTTCGGCTGCGTGAACCCGTACCAGTTCTGCGCGGAAATCTTCCTGGAGTTCGGCCGCTCGCCGCCCATCTGCGTCTTCGACGACATCTGCGAGCGGCTGGAGTGCGCCAACTCCAACCGCACCTGCGCCCTGTTCGACGGCTTCCCGGCCCAGGTGAAGTGCATCAAACCGTGAGGCCGTCGCGGCCGCGCGTGTCCGCTCACTTGGGCCCCTCGGGCGGACGGTGTCTCAGCGCCGCGCGGACGCGGTGAGCCAGGCCAGCCGCTCGGCGGCCTCGCGCGTGCGCGAATCGGTGAGCAGGTCACTCACGTTCTGTTCGATGCGGTAGGCCCAGTTCGAATCGCTCATGGAGCCGGGCAGGTTGATGCGGTCCCGGGTGCCGAGCACGTCCTGCCAGGGCAACACGCACAGGTCGCTGTTGGCGTTGAGCGCCGAGGCCAGCATGGCCCGGTGCACGTCCGGGGTGAACTCGCGGGTGATGGCCACGCCGTTGAGCTCCGGCCATGAGCGCGCCGCCGCCTGCCGCTCGTGGTCGCCCGCGCCCTCCCACCACTCGGCCATCGTGTCCGTGTCATGCGTGCCGGTGGTGACCAGGGACACCGCCGGGAACTGGCGCGGGTCGCGGTAGTGGTTGTCGTCGCGCTCCCAGCGCATCACCCGGTAGCCGGGCAGCTTGAGCTCCGCGAGGATGTGGCGCACGAAGTGTGGAATCACGCCCAGGTCCTCGGCGACGATGCCGGCGCCCTCGGACAGCAGGCGGAAGGTCTTCTCGCCCAGGCGGCGGTGGCTCTCCTCGTCCGGCGGGATGAAGCGCCCGGTGGGCGTCTGCGCGTCGCGAATCCACTGCCGGAAGTACCCCACCGCGTGGTCCACGCGGCGCAAGTCGTAGTAGCTGGCCGCCTTCTTCGCGCGCGTCTTCAGCCACGCGAAGTCGTCCTTCTCCATGGCCGCCAGGTCGAAGTAGGGCAGGCCCCAGTCCTGGCCCGTGGCGGAGAAGTCATCCGGAGGCACGCCCAGGCGGGCGTCGCGCCGCAGGATGTCCGGGTGCGCCCACACGTCCGCGCTGTCCTGACCGATGATGAACGGCTCGTCGCCGCACAGGAGGACGTCCTTGGCGCGGGCCTGCGTCCGCACCTCGTTCCACTGCTGCTCGGCCACCCACTGGAGCCAGGCGTGGTAGCGCACGCGGCGCTCCAGCTCCCGGGACTTCTGGGCCAGGGCCTCGGGTTGACGGGTGCGCAGCGGC contains:
- a CDS encoding BamA/TamA family outer membrane protein yields the protein MKHPVAADLLRYLRLATPLALLLTAACATTNAPPPSGPKVTDLEIQGTHQVSEGAIKDRILTTATPFWGFWPFGGPSYFDANAWQADLRRIERYYQAQGFYQAKVTHAEVKPAGDDKVAIDISVQEGEPTRISEIQVTGLDTLPEDVREEHRKYVLDGLPLHEGDVFKEESWEEAKARVQERLRELAYAEAEVDGEVRVDVDTRQAVVELRTRPGIRYRFGNTFVATDANPQVPPRRIIEQVTGALKKGDWYSETALANAQARVFRMGVFGAVKVNRGAPDRESGTVPVVVDVREAPFRSVRLGGGLGVDAARQEVRAVGEWTHRNFGGGLRRFTVRGRLGYAFIPNVLNFNKDGPVFDVTAEYEQPRFLFRDLRAQNSLSVEKGLEQAYDFWGGRLQTGVIWQPHPDFSIFPSYNLQVYRLSGRVSADSRVPPIVLGCGEGQAQCNVALSFLELAFTWDRRDDVIEPRDGYYISFSVQKGGGTPLMGDFNYVRLLPDLRVYRSFGEDKRFILAAKVRAGTLNPAGGSQSSIVTRFFSGGGTFMRGFNGQRLSPLAALQRTADVDGDGNPDVVQDEEWDTVPVGGNSLFETSVEMRYQFTESLMVAAFYDTGLVGIEDFSHANRPKLFGPQHYHAVGMGLRYLTVVGPIRLDIARRLNIGEGLPVSTPGYIYPEAGGCFGIGSRWRPTGPTTPSGAFAGAPDGLCALHLSIGEAF
- a CDS encoding 4-alpha-glucanotransferase, producing the protein MSTPGRLSGLLLPLFSLRSQTDFGIGDFGALEGLFTWMKSARQRMLMVLPLLPTAPGDSSPYATRSAFGLNPLFIDLQRLPEFTAAGGEAALSDAQRAQLAEARSAPRVRYDLVFPLKDTAFARAFDVFEAQHWAPQSERAKTFRQWRDAQGEWLESYALFTAISEQEERRPWWEWPEPLRTRQPEALAQKSRELERRVRYHAWLQWVAEQQWNEVRTQARAKDVLLCGDEPFIIGQDSADVWAHPDILRRDARLGVPPDDFSATGQDWGLPYFDLAAMEKDDFAWLKTRAKKAASYYDLRRVDHAVGYFRQWIRDAQTPTGRFIPPDEESHRRLGEKTFRLLSEGAGIVAEDLGVIPHFVRHILAELKLPGYRVMRWERDDNHYRDPRQFPAVSLVTTGTHDTDTMAEWWEGAGDHERQAAARSWPELNGVAITREFTPDVHRAMLASALNANSDLCVLPWQDVLGTRDRINLPGSMSDSNWAYRIEQNVSDLLTDSRTREAAERLAWLTASARR